GAGAGGAGAGTAAAACGTGATTGAGAGAGAACCACTAATGTCTACCACATCAAACCCTAATTCCTCGTATGGTACAGGCAAACATTATCGTTTTTGTTATTAATCAAGTTTTGGGTCTATATGTAGGATGTTTAATTGAGTTATCATTAAGCAGCTATGAGTGATAATTGGAAGCGACAGAGGATTGAAAGAGGGTTTCCGAGTGCTTGTAAGAAGTGTGGAGCAGCCGTTGAGATTTTTACATCGAAAACGACCAAGAACCCATGGAGACTTTTCCATGGTTGTCCTAATGGTAGTGAAGAGGCAAAAAATCTAACTTTGTTTGTTTTTTGTGTATGTTCTAAGCTTATTCGAATTGATTCTGTTCTTGTGTAGGATAAGAATCATTTGTTTAAATGGACGGATGAGTCGGTTGTGGAGGAAATTGATGATATGAAGAGCTTGTATGATGACAAAATCAGTCATTTGGAGCTTCAGTCTCAGAAATATGAAGATGTAGTGAGAAGCTATGAAAAAAAGATAGAAGATTTGGGTGATGCTTG
This genomic interval from Brassica oleracea var. oleracea cultivar TO1000 chromosome C2, BOL, whole genome shotgun sequence contains the following:
- the LOC106324112 gene encoding uncharacterized protein At4g04775-like, with protein sequence MSDNWKRQRIERGFPSACKKCGAAVEIFTSKTTKNPWRLFHGCPNGSEEDKNHLFKWTDESVVEEIDDMKSLYDDKISHLELQSQKYEDVESKPEFRLLADLVPELVMANLVPELRFVMADLVPELHLAMAVSSSLDKSSSAC